DNA from Nitrospira sp.:
GCAGCCGGGCGCAGGCATGCATGTCTTCTCCCATGAGCAGGCCGCCTTTGAAGCCGCCAATGGCTTCAAGCGCCTGCCTGCGATATGCGGCAAAGGAGTTGGAACAAAAGGCCGCCCGTATCCCCAGGGTGATCCGATCTGCGAAACACCGTTCGGCTGACACGTCCGGATAGTTGAACAGGCGCAGATGGCGCCCGAACGGGCTCGCGTCGGGGCGGGGCAGTTGACGTCCATAGGCGGCTCCCACCTCGGCATCTTGCAAAAAAGGAACGGTCAGTCGAGCGAGCGCCTCTTCATCCGCGGGAATGGCATCCTGCGTCATATACACCAAGGGGTCCCCGACAGTTTCCTTCGCGCCTAACATTCGAGTCAAACCGTGATCGAATTCCCGCTTGGGAATCGTGTGCACCCGTACGCCCTGGGAACGCGCAATGGCGACCGTGCGATCGGGGGAGGACGAGTCTATGACCAGCACCTCCATATCTGCGACCGTCTGCCGCGACAGGGCCTCAAGAAGAGGCGCTAGACACGCCTCGGCCTTGTAGGTGGGGATGACGACGCTGATCAATGGCCTGCCTGCTCTTTCATTCCGGTAGACCGCAGCGATCAACCGCGCAGCACGTCCTCGTATATCGACTCCAGCCGATTCAGATGCGAGTCGGCATCGGAGGGGTTCTGCCAGTACCGCTCATAGGCCTTGGCCCCCATGTCACGTGCAACAGGGTCGTCTTGCAGTGCGGCGATTTTCGCGGAGAGGTCTCCCAGGTCGCCGCTCCTGAACCACAAGCCGGTTTCTCCGTCGACGACGGAATCCCGGGCGGCGCACGAATCCGACACGATGGCCGGTACCCCGAGTGCTGCTGCCTCCAATACCACCAGAGGCTGCGCCTCATACCACAGAGAAGGAAACACCAGGGTTCGCGCCTGGCGCACAAAGCCCAGCACCTCGTCTACTGGTCGCCAGCCGGTGATCACGGCCTCCGGATACCGTCGCCGCACTTCATCCCGACATTCTCCGTCTCCCACGAAAATGGCGCGACAGCCAACGGATGCGGCGGCGTGCGCGAAGAGCACCGGGTTTTTATCCACCGTCAACCGTCCGACCATCACAAAAGCATCCTTGCGATCAACCGGAACCGGCTGCGCTTTCGGGACATTGATGATGTTCGAATTCCAATAGAGGCGTGAGTCCCTGGGTAGGAACGGCTTCAAAATAGAGCGGCTGAAGTCGGAGACGCTGATGTAATGGCGAATCCCGCCCGGGACATGCCCATAGCGACGCTGAATTACCTGACGCGCCACCCGCCACAATTTATGGGCATATCCCCGGCGATCGCAACCACTCAGCAGGCAGCCGCGTGACAGTGGAGAGAGCGTGCAAGCCCGCCTGCTCGGATAGTCGAAAAATCCCCCCGTCGGACAGGCGGTGAAGTAGTCATTCAACGTACAGACCACCCTGAATCCACGATCTACGGCCGTTCGGACGACGCTGGAAGACAGGCATTTCGTCCACCCGTGAAGATGGACGACCGTGCGGCCAGGATCCAAAGATGCTAGCACGCGCTCCATGGCCGAGCCAGACCTCAGATTCCAGAGCCCTTGAAGACCGGCGCGCAGGCGGCTCGGATCATGCGCAATGTCGAACTGGTCGGTGCAGACGACGTCGACCGCCGACTGCCGCAATTCCGGCATGATCGGATTCACGCCGCACAGCAGGGTCACCCGGTGGCCGCGGGCGGACAATCCGGCTGCACTGGATAGTGCGACATGGCTCGCGCCGCCATCCACATGTCCAAAATCGTTGAGAACGACGATGTCCATCCGTCACCCGATCGAAGCGGCCAGCTGCATGGCATCGAGCAGCACGCGCTCAAAACGTCTTGCCTGTTCCTCGCGCGACAAGCCCAAGCCCGCGTCCTTCGACGTGGGAGGAATGACGGCTCCGCCCTGTTTGATGTCGATCCACCGTTCAAGCTGACGGCGAATGTCACCGGCATCCTGCAAGACAACCCCCGCGGCTCGCTCGGCAATCAGATCCGCAGCCACGTTGTCCGCGGGACCGATGGCGAGGATGGGCCGCCCGGCTCCGATATATTCAAAAAGTTTCCCCGTATACACGCCTTTCTCTCGTGGATCGCTCCATAGTAACAGCAGCAACACGTCGCTTTCCCGCTGCACCCGCAACGAGTCACGATAGGGGATGGCGTCGTGTACCTCGACCAAGGACTCCATGGCATAGGCCGCTGCCATCCGGCGGGCAAGCTCGAGATAACGCCCATACAGGGTAACCCGAACGTGATCGCGGCGCGGCATCCCGGCCAAGGCCTCGAACAGCGGCTCGAGACGCTGCTTGCCCTCGTAAATCATCCCCGTGTATGCAATGCGCACGATGGGAGAACCCTTCGGCCGGTGCGAATCGTCCGGATAGTCATCGGGGTCGAATCCGTTCATCACGACCGACACCGGACCGGTGTACTTGGTTCTCAGCACGGCCGCGAGCGGCTCGGACACGGTGACCAATCCTGTGGCGGAAGTCAGGATGCGCCGCTCGAGTCGCCCCTCGATCGCTCGTCTCCATCCCGCGTACTTGTAATTCTGGTGATCCACCCAGAGGTCGCGCAGATCCGCGACCCAGGGGATCGTATATCTGCGGGACAAGCGGTGCGCAATCAACAGTGAGGTGAACGGCATCGCGCTGGCACAGATCACATCCGGCTTCCACCGCTCTATGCACCGAGCAGCGGCGTTGTATGCGTACGGGAACCACCCGACTTGATCGTCCGGAAAGCTGATGAACCGTTTATATAGGCGACGATACAGACGCCGAAGAACCGTTTCTCCCGAGCGCAGCGTCCCCCGAGCGTCGAGACCTCGTACCGCGACCGACTTCCGCCCTCCGAATACCAATTCCGCCGGTTTGTTGACGTTGACCCACTTTGTGTAGAGCACGCGCGCCTCAGGCACCTCGATCGGCAGGGTGGCCGGAAAGGGCTGATCCCTGGCGCTGATAATCTGAACGTCATGTCCGAACCGCAGGAGAAATTTCGCCAGTTTCCCCACTCGCACATGCCCCACATCGTTATAGGGCGGAAAACAAAAGGATATCAGCAGGATTTTCAAATCGGCCGGCCTTCCCTCTGAATCGGGTGACAACGACGCTTGGAACCTGGGTGGCGCCGGCCGAACGGATCATAGCGAAACGGCAAACACGCGTCCCCAGACACCGATGTTGACGATCTTCCATAGCCTGGAATCGAGCGCCCGTCGGCCCTCCAGCATGTCGTGGACTAACCGTCTGGTACCGCCGGCATTGAGTAGTCCGGGATACCGGCGCAAGGTATCCTCCACGCCCGCTTCAATCATGCTCCGCAGCGGACCTCGAAACCAGACCGCCTCCGGCGTCGCAAATCCCAGCTTGTCACGCCTCTGCGAGACTGCTTCGGGCAGGATGCCCGTCATTGCCCGCCGGAGAACGCGTTTGGTCTCACCACCGTGCATCTTGTGCGCGGATCCCAGACCGATCGAGAACTCGACCAGCCGATGGTCCAGGAACGGCACTCTGGCTTCCACACCGTGCGCCATGCTGTTGCGGTCTTCATAGTGCAGCAGCATGGGTAGACTGGTCGACTGCATCATGGCCACGCAGAGCTCGCCGATATCGCGGATGGCGCTAAAACCTTCCCGCGCAATCGCCGCGCTGAAGCTGTCCTCCGTGCGGCATGACGTCGCGAAGGCCTCGGAATTCAGCCAGTCGTGATCAGCCAACCGCTGCTGCTGCCTCCTCGCCACATCCATCCAGCGGCGTCTGAGGAAGGGCCGGGCCAGGGCCGACAATTGGCTGCCGATGGACGCCCCGTGGAATTGCCGTCGTTCCCACAGCGTTCGACAGAGCAACCCGTAGCGACCGCGGCGCAGCAGGCTCGCACAGTAATATCCGAATCCACCGTGGTAGCCGGCCAGCTGCTCATCCGCACCCTGGCCGTCAAGCATGACCTTGATCTTCCTCCGGCGCGCCTGATCGAACACGCACCACTGGGCAAAGATGCTCGTCGTCCCATAGGGTTCGTCCTGATGCCACGTGATCGTTTCGGCACGCGCCACCGCGTCCTCGGCGCGGGGGAAGACATAGTCCACCTCAGTTTTGGTTGCCGCGGATACCGCTTCGATGAAGGGACGCTCGTCCACGTCTGGAACCTCATAGCAGGCGCTCACGGCATTGACGCGACTCGAACTGCCGCCTTCTCGAAACAGCCGGTCGATCAGACAGACGATGGAGGAGCTGTCGAGTCCTCCCGAGAGACAGGAGCCGACCGGAACATCGGATCGCAGATGAAGACGGACCGACTCGGCCAGCAACTCACGAAATCGTCCCGCCGCCTCATCCTCCGACATCGCAATGGTCCCCGGGCAAGGCAAGCAGTACCAGCGCCGCAGGGGCAACGGGTCGCCGGGCTCAAATCGCGGCAGATCAATCGTGACACAATACCCCGGCCGAAGCTGTTTCACATTGCGGAACGTGGTTTCCTCGGTATGGTCTGTCATGCCGGCCGATAAGAAATCATAGACGCGAGGCAGGTTCATTGCGGCTGTCATCCCAGGCAGGCCGATCAATTGCTTGATCTCCGAGGCGAATGCGATGCCGTTCCTTTGGTTGACATAGTATAGGGGTTTGATGCCGAACCGGTCGCGTGCCGCGAACAGTCGGCCCGCCCCCGGCTCATACAGCACGAGGGCGAACATGCCGACAAAGCGGTCGAGGCAGGACTCGCCCCACTCTGAATAAGCGGCCAAAATTACTTCGCTATCGGAGCGCGTGCCGAACGTATGACCGAGCGCTTCCAAGTCCGACCGCAGCTCGAGGTAGTTGTAGATCTCGCCATTGTAAACGAGCCATAAACGCCCGTTCTGATAACACATCGGCTGTCCAGCCGCCTCGCTGGTATCGATAATAGCCAGGCGACGATGCCCCATGAATACCGGCATACGGCTGGCGAACGCGCGCCATCCCGCTCCATCCGGGCCGCGATGTGCGATGAGCCGGAGATGGTCATCCGTCAATGAATAGCCGGCCGAGAACCAGATACCGCACACCGTTTTTTCGCACTCCTCATTCGAATGTGGTGTTACAACGACTCATGAATGGCTTCGTATTCGCCTTTGAGGCGCCTCGCGATGACAAGCGGATCGTGCCAACGCTCGACGTAGCGGCGGCCTTTCCGGCCCCAGGAAACCAGTTCACCCCGCCTGACGGTCACCCACTCTTTGATCACCTCGTAGATCGTCGCCGGCGTGGCATGAATGACGGGCAAATCGCGTCGCATGTCGAAAGGGATGGATTGCAGATCCTCTTCCCGGATATACGCGACGACGGGCTTACCCAAGGCCATGCATTCCACCGCGACCCCACCGTACCAGCCACAAAGCAACTGATCAATCAGGAGATCAGCGCCTGCATATAACGCCCGCGCCTTCTCGCGTGGCTGGTTCTCCACCAAGACAAAGTCGAACGGCACTCCTTCGTCGCGAAGCTGATTCACCGCGGCCAATACATGCCTGGTGCCCTTGACACCCCGGTGGCTGGGTGCATGCAGTAACACCGGTGCAGCCGGATCGGGTCTCGGATCAACCGGCCTCCATTCATCGAGATCCACGCTGGCATAGGGAATAAATTGCGCGCGGCTCGGTAACAGATGCAGCAGGTCCGGATTCACCGAAAACATTCGGTCAGCGTAGCGGCTCATATAGTCGATCGCCCGCCGCTTCTGCGCGTCCGTCTCCCTCGTGTAGTACCCGGGTTCAACCTCCGAGGCGGGCGAAATCGCGAAGTGCGCCCGGCAGAAGTCTCCTTGCCGCGCATCATCGCCTTGATACGTCACCACGATACCCTTTCCCGCCGCCTTGAGCAGCGGGAGATCCCGCATGAGGAGCAGTCGCGAGCATGTCAGCCGTAGAGATGCCAGCGCGCGCGACGTACGCCCTGCGGCGGAGGCAGAGGCCGGCATGCCCGTGGGAAAAATCGTGCGACCAAAATTGAAATGGACGATGTCAAAACAGCTGAGGGCGCGCCACAAGAATTTCCAACGTTTCCATTCCCGAAGCACGAAAGGCTCATCCCGACGGAACAGCACCTCGTCGGTGGTAAATTGAAATTGATTTTGTTCGAACGCGACTGCAAGACTGTCCAGCCCAACCCGCCTTTCAGCCCGTACCAGGCCCTGCGCATTGCCTCCGACCGTCGTGGGGCAATGCAGGATTCTGAGCGGCCGGGATCTCATGCCGGTCCTGATGGCTTCGTTCCCGGATGACCCGCTTCTCGGCGTTGCAGGACGTCATCATAAAATCGAGTCAGGCGCTCGCGAATCACCGCATTCGAGTGGTATTTCCCGTACCACATTCTCGCCGCCTCCCCGAGATCCGTTCTCCATCTGGGATCACGATAGGCACGGGAGAGACCCGCAAACACGTCGTCGGACGTGCGCACATTGATCACAGGAGGGAGCTCCGGAAAGCACCAGCGATGCATGTCCTCATCGACATAGAGCATGGGAGGCTTACCCATCGCCATGGCACGCGGCGTAATACTACCGAACGCTCCCAAGAAGAACTGGTCCGCGACGACATCACTGGCATCGATATACCGGGCGACCTTCGCACTATGCTCGACCGGAATCCATTTGACGCGGCCCGCCACGCCGAGCCGTCGGAGCAAGGCCTTGCTTTCTCCGACCGTCTGCCCCCATTCCACAAAAACCGCGGATGACCGAGGCGCGACCTCCGCCATGAACCGTGCGAGACCCGCAATGAAAATGTCATTCCCCTTCTCCCAATCGGGATGACGCCGCGTTTCCCAATGATGACGCGACGGATGGAATACCACAAAATCGCTGTCCATTTCACCGCAGAGCGCCTGCCGCAGATCGCTGCCGATACCTTTTTGCGTCCATCGCTCATTCACCGGATGCGGAACGAAACGATAATCCGCGATCTTGAGGCGCTCAGCCGCCCTGCGATTGTCGCAATTGGTAATCACGACGCCGGCTGCCCGGTGATATGCGAGCGCCGTCAACCTTCCTTGCCGGTTATCCTCGAACGGGATATTCCGGATCGTACCATGTTCGAACGCGATGTACGTGGAGTGTCCGTCGAGCATCGGAAACACCGGCGTGAGTCCATATGCCTGCACAATGTCATATTGTGCGAACAACGGTGCGAGGGCTTGTACGGCACCGCGGTAGGCCGGGTCAGACACATCGGTCGAGGTCAGCTGGTCGCGACGTTCAGGAAATGCGGCTTTGAAGGCATCGATGAGTCGGTGGCTGCCGTCGTCGGAATGCGAGCGACCGAGACTCCGGAAGCCGATGAAGAGCCTCGCGCAAGACCGTGTCGCGCGTACCGCCTTGAACAACAGACGAGCCGGCCCGCTGCGGCGCAATCGGGGCTCCAGGGTGAGCAGCAGCCAATACAGTCGCGCTGAGATAGGCCGTCCTGTGCGGTGCGCAAGGAGGTATTCGACGCAAATCCGAAATCGTCCTTGTGCGAACCAGCGCGGGCGACTGAAGCCGCGCAGGTCCAGGGCATCCCAGTCCGGGTATAATTCGCTAGAGAGCCGCCCGACGAAGTCCGCATCCTCCCATTCCGGATATCCCATCACATGATAGTAGTCATGATTCAACACGTCGCAATCGAGGCCGGCGTCGTTGAGAATTCGCGCGTTCAAATAGGCGTTGTTCGCAACATTCCCGATGTGCAGGACCCTGATGGGCTTCTCGTTTGCCTGTCTGTTCATCGCGCTCTAGCGTGCCCGAGGCTGCGCTTCCGCCTCACACAGTTCCTTCACGCCGTCATGGAACGTCACGATCGGATGGTCAAGAAGCCGCTGCATTTTTTGAATATCGCCTATCAGATGTTTGGCCGGCTGCCCCTGCTGGATGCGATACGAGGGCTTCTTGCCGAGGTGATGCCCGATAGCGTCGCCGATCTCACGCATGGTGAGGATTTCTTCTCCCGCGATGTTGATCTTGTGGGATTCCGTGAGAGCAAGACTCTTGACGACACAGCGGGCGGCGTCACTTACATGGATCGGATTGAGCCGCATGCCCTGCTCCCCTTGGAGCGTAATGGAGTCCTCCGCGCGTACGGACCGGACGAGTCGCGGAATGAGCATGTCGGGACGCTGGTGTCGTCCATAAACAAAGAAAAACCGAAGGACAATGACAATGAGATGATCGGCGTAATTCTCGACCAGCGATTCTCCGCATTGCTTCGCCGCGAAATAAAACCCCAACGGCCCTTGCGGCCTTATCAGATCGTCCTCCCGGAACCCCTCGTCGCCGTGCCCGTAGATGCCCCCCGAGGACGCATAGACGAAGCGACGGGCTCCCGCCTGTCGCGCCCAGTGAAGCAACCGCATGGTGCTCCCGACACTGACCTCGAACACATGCGGTGCCCGCTCGGGGAACTCTCGGAAATAGGGAGATTGCGCCAGATGAATCACGGAATCAATCGTGCCAGGCATGGTGTCCGGCAACCGCGAGTCCGTCAAGTCGTGCCGAATCCAGGTGCAGGACTGATCGCCGGAGAGAGGAACAGTGCGTGACAACGCCCACGCCCTGTGACGGCCGGCCAAGAGCGGTAGCACCGACCGTCCTATCAGGCCCGTGGCTCCGGTGATCAGGACATCCGACATGGTCGTTCCCTTCTTCCCATCAGCTCTCCCGCCCTGCGAGGTCGCCGTTTCGCCGACTGCTCTACAAACCGCGACGCAATCTTCCGCATCACACCACCGCCTCGAAGTAACCTTTGGTCCGGCGGAAAATCATGAGCCCACCGATGCAGAGCAGGATGCTCACAGCAGCCGCGTAAGCGAGTCCGATCCATGTCGGCCATCCCCCGAACAAAAACACCTGTCGATACCCATCCACCACGAAATACAAGGGATTGAAGCTGGTCACCCGACGCATGGCGCTCGGCATATCCTGGTATGCATACAACACAGGTGTCGCCAACATCGCTAACTGAAGCAATACGGGCAGGACCTGCGAGAGATCCCTCAGAAAGGTCGTGAGGACCGCCAGGGCCATCCCCGCACCAACCGTCAGGGTCAGCTGCAACAGAATCAGCACGGGCAGGCTCATGATCGAGAGGCCCAATGGTTTCCCCGTGGACAGGGCCAGCACGCATAACGCGGCGAGGCTCACCAAGAGACTGGTGAGGCTCGCGAGCACGGCCGCGATCGGAAGGAGTTCCAGTGGAAAGACGACGTTTTTTACGATACCGGCATGACGGACGATCGATGTCGCGCTGCTGGTCAGGCCTTCATGGAACGCCAGCCACGGCACCATGCCGGCCAGGACGAACACGGCATATTCCAGCGGCCCCTGGGCGGCGGCTCCGCGATTCACCTGGAGCACCCCGCTGAGGAGAAAGACATACATGCCGACCTGCATCATCGGATTGACCAGGGTCCAATACATGCCCCCGACCGATCCCACATATTTCATATGCAGTTCATGCTTCAGCTGGCTCATCAGCATCCGCGCGAACGATCCGATAGACCCAACATTCATCATCGCAGCTGTATCCTACGATTCTTTCGGCGCCGGAACATCCGCGACGCTGCTACTCGTTTCCTGCTTCCAGTCGACGGGCTGATAGTAGCCGGCGTTATAGGCATGCTCATGGCTCTCCATAGCCAGGATGCGTTGACCTTCGCCCAGAACATGCCCTTCATGACTCTCCAGCCTCACCCGTATTTGGTACGGGAAGCGTCCGAACCGCAGGCATCCCATATCGGCTGTGAGGATGCTGCGCCCCGCCGGCAGGCCTAATCCGCGGGCGATGGATTCACAAACGATTACTCCATCGACCCGTAACCATTCCAGGCGCGCGGTCACGGAGAGAGGACCGCCGTCGTTCTTCACCTTCACCTTGAAGGCGCAGGACTCACCGACCCGAAACAACGCACGAGGGCGGCCCTGCCCGTTCACCGCTTCGA
Protein-coding regions in this window:
- a CDS encoding UDP-glucose 4-epimerase, producing the protein MSDVLITGATGLIGRSVLPLLAGRHRAWALSRTVPLSGDQSCTWIRHDLTDSRLPDTMPGTIDSVIHLAQSPYFREFPERAPHVFEVSVGSTMRLLHWARQAGARRFVYASSGGIYGHGDEGFREDDLIRPQGPLGFYFAAKQCGESLVENYADHLIVIVLRFFFVYGRHQRPDMLIPRLVRSVRAEDSITLQGEQGMRLNPIHVSDAARCVVKSLALTESHKINIAGEEILTMREIGDAIGHHLGKKPSYRIQQGQPAKHLIGDIQKMQRLLDHPIVTFHDGVKELCEAEAQPRAR
- a CDS encoding O antigen biosynthesis rhamnosyltransferase rfbN; this translates as MISVVIPTYKAEACLAPLLEALSRQTVADMEVLVIDSSSPDRTVAIARSQGVRVHTIPKREFDHGLTRMLGAKETVGDPLVYMTQDAIPADEEALARLTVPFLQDAEVGAAYGRQLPRPDASPFGRHLRLFNYPDVSAERCFADRITLGIRAAFCSNSFAAYRRQALEAIGGFKGGLLMGEDMHACARLLKQGYKVQYLADARVVHSHNYSALQDFRRYFDMGVFLSKERWILEEFGRAEGEGIRFLRSELAFLLREGYLFSVPTSLSRAAAKLLGFRLGRLNRRLPRCFIKHLSMHAG
- a CDS encoding Asparagine synthetase [glutamine-hydrolyzing], which encodes MCGIWFSAGYSLTDDHLRLIAHRGPDGAGWRAFASRMPVFMGHRRLAIIDTSEAAGQPMCYQNGRLWLVYNGEIYNYLELRSDLEALGHTFGTRSDSEVILAAYSEWGESCLDRFVGMFALVLYEPGAGRLFAARDRFGIKPLYYVNQRNGIAFASEIKQLIGLPGMTAAMNLPRVYDFLSAGMTDHTEETTFRNVKQLRPGYCVTIDLPRFEPGDPLPLRRWYCLPCPGTIAMSEDEAAGRFRELLAESVRLHLRSDVPVGSCLSGGLDSSSIVCLIDRLFREGGSSSRVNAVSACYEVPDVDERPFIEAVSAATKTEVDYVFPRAEDAVARAETITWHQDEPYGTTSIFAQWCVFDQARRRKIKVMLDGQGADEQLAGYHGGFGYYCASLLRRGRYGLLCRTLWERRQFHGASIGSQLSALARPFLRRRWMDVARRQQQRLADHDWLNSEAFATSCRTEDSFSAAIAREGFSAIRDIGELCVAMMQSTSLPMLLHYEDRNSMAHGVEARVPFLDHRLVEFSIGLGSAHKMHGGETKRVLRRAMTGILPEAVSQRRDKLGFATPEAVWFRGPLRSMIEAGVEDTLRRYPGLLNAGGTRRLVHDMLEGRRALDSRLWKIVNIGVWGRVFAVSL
- a CDS encoding TPR/glycosyl transferase domain protein codes for the protein MKILLISFCFPPYNDVGHVRVGKLAKFLLRFGHDVQIISARDQPFPATLPIEVPEARVLYTKWVNVNKPAELVFGGRKSVAVRGLDARGTLRSGETVLRRLYRRLYKRFISFPDDQVGWFPYAYNAAARCIERWKPDVICASAMPFTSLLIAHRLSRRYTIPWVADLRDLWVDHQNYKYAGWRRAIEGRLERRILTSATGLVTVSEPLAAVLRTKYTGPVSVVMNGFDPDDYPDDSHRPKGSPIVRIAYTGMIYEGKQRLEPLFEALAGMPRRDHVRVTLYGRYLELARRMAAAYAMESLVEVHDAIPYRDSLRVQRESDVLLLLLWSDPREKGVYTGKLFEYIGAGRPILAIGPADNVAADLIAERAAGVVLQDAGDIRRQLERWIDIKQGGAVIPPTSKDAGLGLSREEQARRFERVLLDAMQLAASIG